A single Pantoea rwandensis DNA region contains:
- a CDS encoding serine hydrolase domain-containing protein — MTANWQQAAEVAQQITQGWQQPGAPGGAIVLFDAHQIHSTHCAGLADLAQQTPFSADSVVRFASITKHLFAALVTGPGRRYLQLDDKLVQHLPQLTGANGQITVGQALDMSSGLPDVRETLSLLGLSVYNATSAADLLDFVAQEGELSYPPGSEISYTNTGYRLVEEALKAKGVLFNDLLQQYICEPLDISLIAPETWFDIVPGLVPGYWQNGQQWQLSSAGLHLSASGSVTGSVNHLTRWLQSLLADSGPGAGVLQRLSAPRNLNDGRISGYGLGITSSTLGSQTLFGHGGSHAGYKSYFLLHPELKLGVAIVANREDVTTSESALRVMAALLNRTLPEKGHDLTPGLYVAENAADWLEIKGVTATWLGAGETLWRADPHGDAVSLSSTFPIKLRHEGDAIVGEIGHAPRRFVPVEADSASLEQLQGRWFAQPWRSEMVIEGDRLIMGIGPAAIHATLQSLSGDRVLATAQDGPWEKRFVIAREGDSLRLLLNRSRVVRFTR, encoded by the coding sequence ATGACCGCGAACTGGCAACAGGCCGCCGAGGTGGCACAGCAGATAACACAAGGCTGGCAGCAGCCCGGCGCACCGGGTGGTGCGATAGTCCTGTTTGATGCCCATCAGATTCACTCGACACACTGCGCCGGTCTGGCCGATCTGGCGCAGCAAACTCCCTTCAGCGCTGACAGCGTGGTGCGTTTTGCCTCGATAACCAAGCATCTGTTTGCCGCGCTGGTCACCGGGCCGGGCCGTCGCTATCTGCAACTCGACGATAAGCTGGTGCAGCATCTACCGCAGCTTACGGGCGCAAACGGCCAGATCACCGTCGGCCAGGCGCTGGATATGAGCAGTGGCCTGCCTGATGTGCGCGAGACCCTGTCGCTGCTGGGATTGTCGGTGTACAACGCCACCAGTGCTGCCGACCTGCTGGATTTTGTCGCGCAGGAAGGCGAGCTCAGCTATCCACCGGGCAGCGAGATCTCTTACACCAACACCGGTTACCGCCTGGTGGAAGAGGCGCTGAAAGCCAAAGGTGTGCTGTTCAACGATCTGTTGCAGCAATATATCTGCGAGCCGCTGGATATCAGTTTGATCGCGCCGGAAACCTGGTTCGATATCGTGCCGGGACTGGTGCCGGGTTACTGGCAAAATGGCCAACAGTGGCAGCTCTCCAGCGCCGGATTACACCTTTCCGCCTCGGGCAGTGTCACTGGCAGCGTCAATCATCTGACGCGCTGGCTGCAAAGCCTGTTAGCGGATAGTGGTCCCGGCGCAGGGGTATTGCAACGTTTGAGCGCACCGCGCAACCTCAATGATGGCCGAATCAGCGGCTACGGGCTAGGCATCACCAGCTCCACACTGGGCAGCCAAACGCTGTTTGGTCATGGCGGTTCACATGCGGGTTACAAGAGCTACTTCCTGTTGCATCCGGAGTTGAAGCTGGGCGTGGCGATTGTCGCCAACCGCGAAGATGTGACGACGTCAGAAAGTGCACTGCGTGTCATGGCGGCACTGCTGAATCGTACGCTGCCGGAGAAAGGTCATGATCTGACGCCGGGCTTATACGTGGCGGAAAACGCCGCCGACTGGCTGGAGATCAAAGGTGTCACGGCGACCTGGCTTGGCGCTGGTGAAACGCTATGGCGCGCCGACCCACACGGTGATGCCGTGTCGCTGTCCAGCACCTTCCCGATAAAACTGCGTCATGAAGGCGATGCCATTGTCGGTGAAATCGGTCATGCGCCGCGTCGTTTTGTGCCGGTAGAAGCAGACAGTGCCAGCCTTGAACAGCTGCAAGGCCGTTGGTTCGCGCAGCCGTGGCGCAGTGAAATGGTGATTGAGGGTGACCGGCTGATCATGGGCATTGGCCCAGCGGCCATTCATGCCACGTTGCAATCGCTGAGCGGCGATCGCGTGCTCGCCACTGCACAGGATGGGCCTTGGGAAAAACGCTTTGTGATAGCGCGCGAAGGTGACTCGCTGCGGCTGCTGCTCAATCGCAGCCGCGTGGTGAGATTTACGCGCTAA
- a CDS encoding ABC transporter ATP-binding protein, with the protein MIEIDNLRIAFGAHQIVKGVSFAVANGESFGMVGESGSGKSTILRALAGLNADWQGSMKFGGMELGAKRSRAFYRQVQMVFQDPFGSLHPRQTIDRILHEPLLVHQLDRAEQRISQALSEVGLPAAVRFRYPHQLSGGQRQRVAIARALIAEPEVLLLDEPTSALDVSVQAEILNLLSDLRSERKLTYIMVTHNLAVVTHLCQRIGVMQHGEMVEQLSAEDLRARRIQHPHTAQLFDLSMTLEEPA; encoded by the coding sequence ATGATTGAAATCGATAACCTGCGCATCGCCTTTGGTGCGCATCAGATAGTGAAAGGTGTGAGCTTCGCCGTCGCCAACGGCGAAAGCTTTGGCATGGTCGGCGAGAGTGGTTCGGGCAAATCCACTATTCTGCGCGCTCTCGCCGGGCTCAATGCCGACTGGCAAGGCAGCATGAAATTTGGTGGCATGGAGCTGGGCGCCAAACGCAGCCGTGCTTTCTATCGCCAGGTACAGATGGTGTTTCAAGACCCCTTTGGTTCGCTGCACCCGCGTCAAACTATCGACCGCATTTTGCATGAGCCGTTGCTGGTGCATCAGCTTGATCGCGCCGAACAGCGTATCAGCCAGGCGCTGAGTGAAGTTGGCTTACCCGCAGCGGTACGTTTTCGTTATCCGCACCAGCTTTCGGGTGGTCAGCGTCAGCGCGTGGCGATTGCCCGCGCATTGATTGCCGAACCGGAAGTGCTGCTGCTGGATGAGCCCACGTCGGCGCTGGATGTCTCGGTGCAGGCCGAAATCCTGAATTTACTCAGCGATCTACGCAGCGAACGCAAACTCACCTACATTATGGTGACGCATAACCTCGCGGTGGTGACCCATCTGTGCCAGCGCATTGGGGTGATGCAGCACGGTGAGATGGTGGAGCAGTTGAGCGCGGAAGATTTGCGCGCGCGGCGCATCCAGCATCCGCATACCGCTCAACTGTTTGATCTCAGCATGACGCTGGAGGAACCAGCATGA
- a CDS encoding ABC transporter ATP-binding protein: MLVEIENLRIAFRSRTEIFEAVRGVSFSVGREKFAIVGESGSGKSLTARCLMQLLPGNAEVTADVLRFDGIDLRGASEKVLRQIRGKRVGFILQDPKYSLNPVMTIGQQIAEAWREHKGGSRKAAMLAAIDLLEQVKIRDAAAVAKRYPHEVSGGMGQRVMIAMMLAPDPELLIADEPTSALDATVQAEILKLIDDLVSARGMGLILISHDLPLVSHFCDRVAVMYAGRIVELLEAGQLQQAQHPYTRGLLACLPSLKHPRERLPVLQRDAAWRE, encoded by the coding sequence ATGCTGGTGGAAATTGAAAACCTGCGCATTGCCTTTCGCAGTCGCACGGAAATCTTTGAAGCGGTGCGCGGCGTGAGTTTTAGCGTGGGCCGCGAGAAGTTCGCCATCGTGGGTGAGAGCGGTTCCGGCAAATCTCTGACCGCACGCTGTCTGATGCAGCTACTGCCAGGCAATGCCGAAGTGACCGCCGACGTGTTGCGTTTTGACGGTATCGATCTGCGCGGCGCCAGCGAAAAAGTGCTGCGCCAAATTCGCGGCAAACGCGTGGGATTTATCCTGCAGGACCCGAAATATTCGCTCAATCCGGTGATGACCATTGGGCAGCAGATTGCGGAAGCCTGGCGCGAGCACAAAGGCGGCAGCCGCAAAGCAGCGATGCTGGCAGCGATTGATCTGCTGGAGCAGGTGAAGATTCGTGATGCCGCCGCGGTGGCAAAGCGCTATCCGCATGAAGTTTCCGGCGGGATGGGCCAGCGCGTGATGATTGCCATGATGCTGGCACCGGATCCAGAACTGCTGATCGCCGATGAGCCTACCAGCGCGCTGGATGCCACGGTACAGGCAGAGATCCTCAAGCTGATTGACGATCTGGTTTCAGCACGCGGCATGGGGTTGATCCTGATCAGTCACGATCTGCCTTTGGTGTCGCACTTTTGCGATCGCGTGGCGGTGATGTACGCCGGACGCATTGTCGAACTGCTGGAGGCGGGACAATTGCAGCAGGCGCAACACCCGTATACCCGTGGATTGCTGGCCTGTTTACCCTCATTAAAACATCCGCGCGAGCGTTTACCGGTTTTGCAGCGCGATGCGGCGTGGCGGGAATAA
- a CDS encoding ABC transporter permease: protein MIFFSRDWLLDDTPANRRQAVWGRRYRLWLSLRSNPLAMAGLAVIAVMLLLALFAPWLTPFDPGTQHLENRLALPSAAHWLGTDELGRDVWTRIIYGGRTTLGMVIAVVLLTAPLGLLIGCIAGYAGGIVDKTLMRITDIFLAFPRLILALAFVAALKPGVESAILAIALTAWPPYARLARAETMQFRHSDFIAASRLTGASPLRIILRHIMPLCVPSLIVRVTLDMSSIIITAASLGFLGMGAQPPSPEWGTMIATARRFLFSEWWVPLMPCIAIFMTSLAFNFLGDGLRDVLDPKER, encoded by the coding sequence ATGATCTTCTTCTCTCGTGACTGGCTGCTGGACGATACGCCAGCCAATCGCCGTCAGGCGGTGTGGGGCCGACGCTATCGCTTGTGGCTCAGCCTGCGCAGCAACCCGCTGGCGATGGCCGGATTGGCGGTCATTGCCGTTATGCTATTGCTGGCGCTGTTTGCCCCATGGCTGACCCCCTTTGACCCTGGCACACAGCATCTGGAAAACCGCCTGGCGCTGCCTTCAGCGGCGCACTGGCTCGGCACGGATGAACTCGGCCGCGATGTCTGGACGCGCATTATCTATGGCGGACGTACCACGCTCGGTATGGTGATCGCCGTGGTGCTGCTCACCGCCCCACTCGGCCTGCTGATTGGCTGTATCGCAGGCTACGCGGGTGGGATTGTGGATAAGACGCTGATGCGTATTACTGACATCTTTCTCGCTTTTCCGCGTTTGATTCTGGCGCTGGCGTTTGTGGCCGCGCTAAAACCCGGCGTTGAGAGCGCGATTCTGGCGATTGCCTTAACCGCCTGGCCGCCGTATGCGCGTCTGGCACGTGCCGAAACCATGCAGTTCCGCCACAGCGATTTTATCGCCGCCAGCCGACTCACCGGTGCCTCGCCGTTGCGCATTATCCTGCGCCACATCATGCCACTGTGCGTGCCGAGCCTGATTGTGCGTGTCACGCTCGATATGAGTTCCATCATCATCACCGCCGCCAGCCTCGGTTTTCTGGGTATGGGCGCGCAGCCGCCGTCACCTGAATGGGGCACCATGATTGCCACCGCGCGCCGCTTCCTGTTTAGCGAATGGTGGGTGCCGCTGATGCCATGCATCGCCATCTTCATGACTTCACTGGCGTTTAACTTTCTCGGCGACGGTCTGCGTGACGTGCTGGACCCTAAGGAGCGCTAA
- a CDS encoding ABC transporter permease, translated as MPLLKKIVSTLGSLVLTLFGLSVLTFFIGRVMPTDPVLAAVGDNAPQSVVDRVRIEMGLDQPLYIQFGHYLNQLLHGDLGKSILTSNPVTTDIARFFPATMELATAAIIIAALVGIPLGVWAAVRQSTWVDQTIRVVCLAGHSLPVFVLALLSLLVFYAVLGIAPGPGRQDIIWQDMVPQVTGFLTIDSLLAGETDAFWDALAHMAQPVLILAYFSMAYITRMTRTFMLNALSGEFVITARAKGLSSRRVIWRHAFPTVAVQLVTVLALTYAGLLEGAVVTENVFSWPGLGQYLTTSLMNADMNPVVGATLLVGTVYVLLNLLADLLYRLWDPRVK; from the coding sequence ATGCCTTTACTGAAGAAAATCGTCAGCACCCTGGGAAGCCTGGTGCTGACGCTGTTTGGTCTGTCGGTGCTGACCTTCTTTATTGGTCGAGTGATGCCCACCGATCCAGTGCTGGCGGCGGTGGGTGATAACGCACCGCAGTCCGTGGTGGATCGCGTGCGCATTGAAATGGGGCTGGATCAGCCCCTCTACATTCAGTTCGGCCACTATCTCAACCAATTACTCCATGGCGATTTGGGTAAATCGATTCTCACCTCAAATCCGGTGACCACCGATATTGCACGCTTCTTTCCCGCCACCATGGAACTGGCGACAGCGGCGATTATTATCGCTGCGCTGGTCGGTATTCCGCTGGGCGTCTGGGCGGCAGTGCGGCAAAGCACCTGGGTCGATCAGACCATCCGCGTGGTGTGCCTGGCGGGACATTCACTGCCGGTGTTTGTGCTGGCGCTGCTGAGCCTGCTGGTGTTCTACGCGGTACTCGGTATTGCGCCGGGGCCCGGTAGGCAGGACATCATCTGGCAGGATATGGTGCCGCAGGTCACTGGCTTTCTCACCATCGACTCGCTGCTCGCGGGTGAAACCGACGCCTTCTGGGATGCGCTGGCACATATGGCGCAGCCGGTATTGATCCTCGCCTACTTCAGCATGGCCTACATCACGCGTATGACGCGCACCTTTATGCTCAATGCCTTGAGCGGCGAGTTCGTGATCACCGCACGTGCTAAAGGGCTGTCATCGCGCCGGGTGATCTGGCGGCATGCCTTCCCTACCGTGGCGGTGCAGCTGGTCACCGTGCTGGCGCTGACCTACGCCGGCTTGCTGGAGGGCGCGGTCGTCACCGAAAACGTCTTCTCCTGGCCCGGCCTCGGACAGTATCTCACCACCTCGCTGATGAACGCTGACATGAACCCGGTGGTCGGTGCCACGCTGCTGGTCGGCACCGTGTATGTGTTGCTGAATCTGCTGGCTGACCTTCTCTATCGACTTTGGGACCCGCGCGTAAAATGA
- a CDS encoding ABC transporter substrate-binding protein, giving the protein MVTRRRFLAGCAAVPAFSYLSLNTAFADTPPSMFVMAMQLDNITSLDPHESFEATGGQICGNMYQRLVTPDPQKADKVIGQLAKSWDVSSDNSTYTFHLDPAAKFADGTALTAEDVAYSIERIVKLDKSPAFIINQFGFTKDNVTQLVTAKDAHTLEMKLGAPAAETFLLYCLSATVGSIVSKKACEANQQNNDFGNAWLKQHSAGSGAFTLRTWKASETVILELSPQYAAQSKIKRVILKHITDPAAQALMVKKGDVDAAYDLTTEQLLQVKNDSNVSLVNQSLSAIMLMSCNTNNEYLKKPQVWQALKWALDYDSIQKNILSMSFITHQSFLPSGFPAALDDMPFHKDVAKAKSLLAEAGYPNGFEITLDHYSMQPYPDIAQAIQTQLGAIGIKVSLIAAENRQVLTKMRARQHQLALTVWGADYFDPNSNTEAFCVNTDNSENARSRTLAWRCSWSDEEFNKLTEQALHEPDPAKRIALYQQIQQLGREKSPFIYMMQKTKNVACGKNIADVHMTVLEQWPYDQVKKA; this is encoded by the coding sequence ATGGTAACCAGAAGACGTTTTCTCGCAGGATGCGCCGCCGTCCCTGCTTTTTCCTATCTGAGTCTCAATACCGCCTTCGCTGATACGCCACCGAGTATGTTCGTGATGGCGATGCAGTTGGACAACATCACCAGCCTCGACCCACACGAAAGCTTTGAAGCCACCGGCGGCCAGATCTGCGGCAACATGTACCAGCGCCTGGTCACGCCCGATCCACAAAAAGCCGACAAGGTGATCGGCCAGCTGGCAAAAAGCTGGGATGTCAGCAGTGATAACAGCACCTATACCTTCCACCTCGACCCGGCAGCGAAATTCGCCGATGGCACAGCGCTCACCGCAGAAGATGTCGCCTATTCGATTGAACGTATCGTCAAACTGGATAAAAGCCCGGCCTTTATCATCAACCAGTTTGGCTTCACCAAAGACAATGTGACGCAGTTGGTCACCGCGAAAGATGCGCATACCCTGGAGATGAAACTGGGTGCGCCAGCAGCCGAAACCTTCCTGCTGTATTGCCTCTCCGCCACCGTCGGCAGCATCGTGTCGAAGAAAGCCTGTGAAGCCAACCAGCAGAACAACGACTTCGGTAATGCGTGGCTGAAACAGCACAGCGCCGGCTCGGGCGCCTTCACCCTGCGCACCTGGAAAGCCAGCGAAACGGTGATTCTGGAACTGAGCCCGCAATATGCTGCGCAGAGCAAGATTAAGCGCGTGATCCTGAAGCACATCACCGATCCAGCAGCCCAGGCGTTGATGGTGAAGAAAGGGGATGTCGATGCGGCCTACGATCTCACCACCGAGCAGCTGTTGCAGGTGAAGAACGACAGCAACGTGTCGCTGGTCAATCAGTCGCTGTCAGCCATCATGCTGATGTCATGCAACACCAATAACGAATACCTGAAAAAGCCGCAGGTGTGGCAAGCCCTGAAGTGGGCGCTGGACTACGACAGCATCCAGAAGAACATTCTGTCGATGAGCTTTATTACCCATCAAAGCTTCCTGCCAAGCGGCTTCCCGGCGGCATTGGACGACATGCCGTTCCATAAAGACGTGGCAAAAGCTAAGTCGCTGCTGGCGGAGGCGGGTTATCCCAATGGATTCGAGATCACCCTCGACCACTACTCAATGCAGCCGTATCCCGATATTGCTCAGGCGATCCAGACCCAACTGGGCGCCATTGGCATCAAAGTGTCGTTGATTGCCGCCGAGAACCGTCAGGTGTTAACCAAGATGCGTGCGCGCCAGCATCAACTGGCGCTGACCGTATGGGGCGCGGACTATTTCGATCCTAACTCCAACACCGAAGCCTTCTGTGTGAATACCGATAACAGCGAAAATGCCCGCAGCCGCACGCTGGCATGGCGCTGCAGCTGGTCAGATGAAGAGTTCAATAAACTCACCGAGCAGGCGCTGCACGAACCCGATCCGGCGAAGCGTATTGCGCTCTATCAGCAGATTCAGCAACTGGGCCGCGAGAAAAGTCCGTTCATCTACATGATGCAGAAGACCAAGAATGTCGCCTGCGGCAAAAACATCGCTGATGTGCACATGACGGTGCTGGAGCAATGGCCATACGATCAGGTGAAAAAAGCCTGA
- a CDS encoding dipeptidase, protein MSDIFNIPVFDGHNDVLNKLWQHHQPDAVRAFMQGTGRGQMDLPRIRQGNMLGGIFATWVPSHPLIARSAPDLSDFPQEIIGAARDANFSMLALLLRIEQASEGQVKICRSVRDIRDCMAKGVLAVVMHVEGAEALDTDGELLDILYASGLRTLGPLWSRPNQFGEGVPFLYPSSPDVGNGLTAAGKQLVRDCNQRRIMVDLSHMDEKGFWHTAEISDAPLVASHSNAHVISAQSRNLTDRQLAAIKETHGFVGVNFAVPFLREDGDRHAPTTVDAIVQHVEYLLEKVGEDGVGFGSDLDGATMPGDMKDVAGFPLVVNALAARGYSRELLEKICHGNWLRVLEATWGE, encoded by the coding sequence ATGTCTGACATCTTCAACATTCCGGTCTTTGACGGTCACAACGATGTGCTCAATAAACTCTGGCAGCACCATCAGCCTGACGCAGTTCGGGCCTTCATGCAGGGCACCGGACGCGGTCAGATGGATCTTCCCCGTATCCGCCAGGGAAATATGTTAGGTGGGATATTTGCCACCTGGGTGCCATCTCACCCTCTGATTGCAAGAAGTGCGCCAGACCTCTCAGATTTTCCTCAGGAAATTATTGGCGCTGCGCGCGATGCCAATTTTTCGATGCTGGCGCTGCTGCTGCGAATTGAGCAGGCCTCTGAAGGACAAGTGAAGATTTGCCGCAGCGTGCGCGATATTCGTGACTGCATGGCAAAAGGCGTGCTGGCGGTGGTTATGCACGTGGAAGGGGCGGAAGCGCTGGATACCGATGGCGAATTGCTGGATATCCTGTATGCCAGCGGCCTGCGTACCCTGGGTCCGTTATGGAGCCGACCCAATCAGTTTGGCGAGGGCGTGCCGTTCCTCTATCCGTCTTCACCCGATGTCGGTAACGGTTTAACCGCAGCGGGTAAGCAGCTGGTGCGTGACTGTAATCAGCGCCGCATCATGGTTGACCTGTCGCATATGGATGAGAAGGGCTTCTGGCACACGGCGGAGATCAGCGATGCACCGCTGGTGGCGAGTCACTCCAACGCCCATGTGATCAGCGCCCAGTCGCGCAATCTTACCGATCGCCAACTGGCGGCGATCAAAGAAACCCACGGCTTTGTTGGCGTGAACTTCGCCGTACCTTTCCTGCGTGAAGATGGCGATCGTCATGCACCCACCACCGTGGATGCCATCGTGCAGCATGTGGAGTATCTGCTGGAAAAAGTGGGTGAAGATGGCGTGGGCTTTGGTTCCGATCTGGATGGCGCCACCATGCCGGGCGACATGAAAGATGTGGCCGGTTTCCCGTTGGTGGTGAACGCGCTGGCGGCACGCGGCTATTCACGTGAACTGCTGGAAAAAATTTGCCACGGCAACTGGCTGCGCGTGCTCGAAGCGACCTGGGGCGAGTAA
- a CDS encoding LysR family transcriptional regulator, whose protein sequence is MRLRHIEVFQAIVQTGSISAAARLLNVSQPNVSRVLTHAEQQLGFALFERRAQGMVVTAEGRRLLPEVEDLYQRLHSITQLTEQLRRGEGQTVRVGAAHAFGQMVLAPALVNWRQQAASVSVELVTEHFSTLCQMIMDNQLDFALVFGQQVDADLLAEPLFQSSMVALLPQHHTHNEPATLEWLCANNLLMMQNQDPLGRVLHRALRDKGLDPAVSLSIKTYSVIADMVLAGGGVGVVDLFTACRYADQLKLLPVAQPLPFEVMLISRRDQPQSQSTLQLKQVIRNKLWEIARQCETRFFTRSP, encoded by the coding sequence ATGCGATTACGACACATTGAAGTCTTTCAGGCGATTGTGCAGACCGGCAGCATCAGTGCGGCGGCGCGATTGCTCAATGTGTCGCAGCCGAACGTGAGTCGCGTCTTGACGCATGCCGAGCAGCAACTGGGTTTTGCCCTGTTTGAGCGTCGTGCGCAGGGCATGGTGGTCACCGCAGAAGGTCGGCGTTTACTGCCCGAAGTGGAAGATCTCTACCAGCGTTTACACTCCATCACCCAACTTACCGAGCAGTTGCGGCGCGGCGAGGGGCAAACAGTGCGTGTGGGTGCTGCACACGCTTTTGGTCAGATGGTATTAGCCCCCGCACTGGTCAACTGGCGACAGCAGGCTGCATCGGTGAGTGTGGAGTTAGTGACCGAACACTTCAGCACGCTGTGTCAGATGATCATGGATAACCAGCTCGATTTCGCGCTGGTGTTTGGTCAGCAGGTGGATGCCGATCTGCTGGCGGAACCGCTGTTTCAATCCTCAATGGTGGCACTGTTGCCGCAGCATCACACCCATAACGAACCCGCCACGCTGGAGTGGCTGTGTGCCAATAACCTGTTGATGATGCAGAACCAGGATCCACTTGGGCGCGTGCTGCACCGTGCGTTGCGTGACAAAGGGCTGGACCCGGCGGTGTCGTTGTCGATCAAAACCTATTCAGTGATTGCTGATATGGTGCTGGCAGGCGGCGGTGTGGGCGTGGTGGATCTGTTTACCGCCTGCCGCTATGCAGACCAGCTAAAACTGCTGCCGGTGGCACAACCGCTGCCGTTTGAAGTGATGTTGATCAGCCGCCGCGATCAGCCGCAATCGCAGTCAACGTTGCAGCTGAAACAGGTGATTCGCAATAAGCTGTGGGAGATTGCGCGACAGTGTGAAACGCGGTTTTTTACCCGGTCGCCATGA
- a CDS encoding MFS transporter: MENTSARGRDAAPTSVADGQDFVPARGDVVRSPRIKKIQLTAMLLLLFAAIINYLDRSSLSVANMTIRGELGLSATEIGVLLSAFSLAYGLAQLPCGALLDRKGPRIMLALGMFVWSLFQAAAGLVHNFTQFVLVRIGLGIGEAPMNPCGVKVINDWFNIKDRGMPMGMFNAASMIGLSIAPPILAAMMLVMGWRGMFVTIGVLGMFLAIGWYLMYRNRDNSKLSGEEIHYLQAGSVASRKEPLSFAEWRGLFKQRTMWGMMIGFSGINYTAWLYIAWLPGYLQSTYHLDLKSTGLLAAIPFLFGAAGMLLNGYVVDALVRRGMDAVKVRKISIVSGMLLSAAFTTFVTRATDTTSAVTLIGMALFCIHFAGTSCWGLIHANVTARMTASVGSIQNFASFVFASFAPVITGWVLDTTKSFSLALMICAGVAVVGALAYLVLVRKPITDGV, encoded by the coding sequence ATGGAAAATACATCTGCACGTGGCCGTGACGCTGCGCCAACATCCGTCGCCGATGGACAAGACTTTGTCCCGGCACGCGGCGATGTGGTGCGCTCACCGCGCATTAAGAAGATTCAGCTGACCGCCATGTTGCTGCTGCTGTTTGCTGCCATCATCAACTATCTCGATCGTAGCTCGCTGTCAGTGGCAAACATGACCATTCGTGGAGAACTGGGCTTATCCGCCACCGAAATTGGTGTGCTGCTGTCGGCATTCTCGCTGGCCTACGGCCTGGCACAGTTGCCCTGCGGCGCGCTGCTGGACCGTAAAGGTCCGCGCATCATGCTGGCGCTGGGGATGTTTGTCTGGTCACTGTTCCAGGCCGCTGCCGGTCTGGTGCATAACTTCACCCAGTTTGTGCTGGTGCGCATCGGATTGGGCATCGGTGAAGCGCCGATGAACCCGTGCGGCGTTAAGGTGATCAACGACTGGTTCAACATCAAAGATCGCGGCATGCCGATGGGCATGTTTAACGCGGCATCGATGATTGGTCTGTCGATTGCGCCACCGATTCTGGCGGCGATGATGCTGGTGATGGGCTGGCGCGGCATGTTCGTCACCATCGGCGTGCTCGGGATGTTCCTCGCCATTGGCTGGTATTTGATGTATCGCAACCGCGATAACAGCAAGCTGAGCGGTGAAGAGATTCACTATCTGCAAGCCGGCAGCGTGGCATCACGCAAAGAGCCGCTGAGCTTTGCCGAGTGGCGCGGTTTGTTCAAGCAGCGCACCATGTGGGGCATGATGATTGGCTTCAGCGGCATCAACTATACCGCGTGGCTCTATATCGCCTGGCTGCCGGGTTATCTGCAATCGACCTACCATCTGGATCTGAAAAGCACCGGCTTGCTGGCGGCGATTCCGTTCCTGTTTGGCGCGGCGGGCATGCTGTTAAACGGCTATGTGGTGGATGCGCTGGTGCGCCGTGGAATGGATGCGGTGAAAGTGCGTAAGATATCGATTGTCAGCGGCATGCTGCTGTCTGCGGCCTTCACCACCTTCGTCACCCGTGCAACAGACACCACCAGTGCAGTGACGCTGATTGGCATGGCGCTGTTCTGCATTCACTTTGCCGGGACATCGTGCTGGGGCTTGATTCACGCTAACGTCACCGCACGTATGACGGCTTCCGTGGGCAGCATCCAGAACTTCGCCAGCTTTGTCTTCGCCTCATTCGCGCCGGTGATCACTGGCTGGGTGCTGGACACCACCAAATCGTTTAGCCTTGCGCTGATGATTTGTGCAGGCGTGGCCGTGGTGGGTGCACTGGCGTATTTGGTGCTGGTGCGTAAACCGATTACCGATGGGGTTTGA